From the Vibrio tubiashii ATCC 19109 genome, the window TCTAATTCGCAAGGCACGATCTAATCCTCAACAAGAGCATAGCTTAGAAGGCACTGAAATTTTACTGATGATTCAAGGTGATGAAGTAACGGTTCAAGAGAATGTGCTTGCTCATGGTCAAGAGATGGACGCAGAGAGTGAGTTTGATTTTTATGACAGTGAAAGTACAGCAAGCTGCGGACTGGAAGATTTTGAAGATCTTATTGAACAGTGGAAGACCTTCCTTACGACCAAGTAATGCACTTTTGTGGTGAGTCATCTTAGGCTTGCTTTAAATTTGTGAATAGGGCGCACCGAATTGGTGCGCCCTTTTTGTTTATGGAGCAATGTTTATTGCTTGTTTTTATTTAAATCAATAACTTAACAAGTTGGCACGCACCTTGGATTACTAATAAACAAAAGGATGACAGCTTCAGAGAGGATGCGATGAAACTTATAAATGCGATTATTAAACCGTTCAAATTAGACGATGTTCGTGAGGCCCTAGCCGATGTTGGTATTGAAGGGATGACAGTATCAGAGGTTAAGGGTTTTGGCCGTCAGAAAGGTCACACTGAGCTATACCGTGGTGCAGAATACCAAGTCGACTTTCTACCTAAGGTGAAACTTGAAATAGCGACTCAGGCAGAAAACGTTGACCGAGTGATTGAGGCGGTGTCAAAAGCAGCGCACACGGGAAAAATCGGAGACGGAAAAATTTTCGTTTATGACCTCAGCCAAGCGGTGCGTATTCGTACCGGTGAAATGGACGCTGAAGCGCTTTAAGAATTCAAAGGACTGGAGACAATAAGATGGAATTAACAACTACAGTAACAGAATTACGTTACGCACTAGACACCTTTTTCTTCCTCATTTCGGGTGCGTTGGTAATGTGGATGGCAGCAGGTTTTGCCATGTTAGAAGCGGGTCTGGTTCGCTCAAAGAACACTACTGAAATTCTAACTAAAAACATCTGTTTATACGCGATCGCTTGTACTATGTATCTGATCGTTGGTTACAACATCATGTATGTTGATAATGGTGAAGGCGGTTGGCTACCATCATTTGGCGCACTGATTGGTACTCAAGGAGAGGGCGCTGACCATTCGCTAGAGTCAGACTTCTTCTTCCAGGTTGTGTTTGTTGCTACAGCCATGTCAGTTGTGTCAGGTGCTGTTGCTGAACGTATGAAGTTATGGTCTTTCCTTATCTTCTCGGCGGTACTAACAGCGTTTATCTACCCAATGGAAGGTTACTGGACTTGGGGCGGTGGTTTCCTATCAGAAGCGGGCTTTAGTGACTTCGCAGGCTCAGGTATCGTTCATATGGCAGGTGCAGCAGCCGCACTAGCAGGTGTTCTACTTCTAGGTGCGCGTAAAGGCAAATATGGTAAGAACGGTGAAATCTACCCAATTCCAGGTTCAAACATGCCTCTAGCAACGCTTGGTACTTTTATCCTATGGTTCGGTTGGTTCGGCTTCAACGGTGGTTCTCAGCTAATGGTCTCTGATTTTGAGAATGCAACTGCAGTGGGTCAAATCTTCCTTAACACCAACGCAGCAGCAGCAGCGGGTGCCATTGCAGCGCTACTTGTCTGTAAAACAACTTGGGGTAAGGCTGACCTTACTATGATTCTTAACGGCGCATTGGCAGGTCTTGTCGCTATCACGGCTGACCCTCTATCGCCTTCACCACTTTACGCAGTAGCAATTGGTGCAGTATCTGGCGCGCTAGTGGTATTTAGCATTATCGGTCTAGACAAGCTTAAGATTGACGATCCTGTAGGTGCTATCTCAGTGCACGGTGTATGTGGTTTCTTTGGTCTGATGGTTGTGCCACTAAGCAATGGTGATGCAACATTTGGTGCACAGCTTCTAGGCGCCGCGGTAATCTTTGCTTGGGTATTTGGTGCAAGTCTAGTGGTATGGGCTGTGCTTAAAGCGACAATTGGTATCCGAGTTTCAGAAGACGAAGAGATGGAAGGTATGGACATGCACGATTGTGGTGTCGGCGCTTATCCAGAATTCGTAACAGTGAAGTAATTACACTAGATGTGACGTTACATATAGTTACAAATAAAAGTATCAAAAACCTGCTCTCTAGAGCAGGTTTTTTTGTTTCGTGTCATTGTTTTCTAAACTATGATGAATATAATAACGCAACTGATAAACGTTATCATTACGAAGTTAAAGGACTGAACCAATGAAAAAACTGCTGACTCTTTCTGCATTAGCTTGCGCGACAATCGCACCTACAGCGGCAATCGCTGCAGAAGAAGTGAACGTATACTCTTACCGTCAACCTTTCCTAGTTGAGCCAATGTTCAACGAGTTCACTAAAGAGACTGGTATTAAAGTAAACGTTAAGTTTGCTAAGAAAGGTCTAGCAGAGAAGCTAGCTCAGGAAGGCGAATACAGCCCAGCAGACGTGATTCTAACTGTAGATATTAGCCGTCTATCTGAACTGACTAAGAAGAACCTAGTTCAAGCTGTTGAAAGCGAAGTTCTAGAGAAAAACATTCCAGCTCAGTACCAAGATACTGACAATGAGTGGTTTGCTCTAACAACTCGTACTCGTAGCGTTTACTCTTCACGTGATCGTGTTGGTCGTCTAGGTGAAGATTTCACTTACGCTGATCTAGCTAAGCCTGAATTCAAAGGCAAAATTTGTACTCGTAGCGGTAAGCACCCATACAACGTATCTCTAGTATCTGCAATGATTGCTCACGAAGGCGAAGCGGCAACGAAAGAGTGGTTAGAAGGCGTTAAAGCTAACCTAGCACGTAAGCCACAAGGTAACGACCGTGCTCAAGTTAAAGCAATCAAAGAAGGTCTATGTGACGTTTCTCTTGGTAACAGCTACTACCTAGGCAAGATGGTTAACGATGCAGAGCAAAAAGCTTGGGCTGATGCCGTTTACATCAACTTCCCTAACCAGAAGTCAACAGGTACACACGTAAACATCTCTGGTATGGCGATGGCTAAGTACTCTCCAAACAAAGAGAATGCAGTGAAGCTTATGGAGTTCCTAGCAGGTGATAAAGCGCAAAGCATGTACGCAGAAGTGAACTACGAGTACCCAGTAAAAGATGGCGTTAAGCGTTCTGAACTGGTTGCGTCTTGGGGTGATTTCAAGCCAGATACTATTTCTCTAGATGATGTTGCTAGCCACCATGAAGCTGCGATCAAACTACTAGACGAAGTTAAATTCGACCTATAATAGTTTTTGGTGAGTCATAGACTCATTAAATAAGCACAGCCTCAAGTCGCTCTTTTTGTAGGGTTACTTGAGGTTGTTTGTTTATAAGGGTATAAATACCCTAAACTATTAAAGGGATATGAGAGGTATTTGCAAACGCATTTATATTTCATAAATCCTGGTTGTAAGTAGGCGATGAAAGAAAAAAATTATTTATGGAAAACCAGTAGCGGAGCGCTCGCTTTGCTACTGGTTTTGCCGATCTTAGCGATATTCATGACTGCTGTTGGCGAAACCAATGAGCTTTTTACTCATTTGATGTCAACGGTAATGCCGACTTACGCATTTAATACCGTGGTTCTAGTCGCCGGTACTATGGCACTGTCTCTTCTTTTTGGTATCCCTTCCGCATGGATAATGGCGATGTGCCGTACCCCTGGTGAGCGCGTTTTGCAATGGGCGCTGGTGCTTCCTCTTGCGATGCCTGGTTATATCGTAGGTTACATTTTTACAGATTGGTTCGACTTTGCAGGGCCTGTGCAAATATTACTGCGTGATTTGACCGGGTGGGGACCAGGTGATTATTGGTTTCCAGACATTCGAACTTTAACTGGCGCGATTATTGTTCTCGCCTTAGTGCTTTATCCTTACGTATACCTGCTATGCCGCGCAGCATTTATGGAGCAAAACGTTTCTCTGCTCCAATCGGCGCGACTTCTGAAGTGCTCGCCGTGGGAGAGCTTTCGCCGTATTTCTTTACCTTTAGTCAGACCGTCTATTGCCGTCGGACTTTCGCTGGTGGCAATGGAAACCATTGGTGATTTTGGTACGGTCAGCTATTTCGCAGTTAATACCTTAACCACAGCGGTCTATGACACTTGGCTTGGTTACTCAAGCTTAACTGCCGCAGCGAAAATCTCAGCGATAATGTTGGTTGTCGTGATTCTATTACTTAGCTCAGAACGCTATAGTCGCCGTAAACAAAAACTGTTTCAAAATCAGTTTAGTAGCCGAGAAGACTTCCGTTATCAGTTAGTAGGTTGGAAAAAATGGCTAGCCTTATCTTGGTGCTGGGGGCTTGTTTGTGTTGCCTTTATCTTCCCGCTAGGCCAATTAATTATCTATGCGTACAAATACTTCGCTCAAAGCTGGACGGCGGAATTTCGCGAGTATGCGCTCAATAGCTTGTATGTTTCGCTCAC encodes:
- a CDS encoding ABC transporter permease, which codes for MKEKNYLWKTSSGALALLLVLPILAIFMTAVGETNELFTHLMSTVMPTYAFNTVVLVAGTMALSLLFGIPSAWIMAMCRTPGERVLQWALVLPLAMPGYIVGYIFTDWFDFAGPVQILLRDLTGWGPGDYWFPDIRTLTGAIIVLALVLYPYVYLLCRAAFMEQNVSLLQSARLLKCSPWESFRRISLPLVRPSIAVGLSLVAMETIGDFGTVSYFAVNTLTTAVYDTWLGYSSLTAAAKISAIMLVVVILLLSSERYSRRKQKLFQNQFSSREDFRYQLVGWKKWLALSWCWGLVCVAFIFPLGQLIIYAYKYFAQSWTAEFREYALNSLYVSLTAAVIGVVVALIVNFCQRVNPGRKSLAFMRLSSMGYAVPGTVLAIGVMVPVLFMDHLVNDIAKFMDWGRPGLIFSGSMFALIFAMVVRFSAVAIGSIESSLSKVSPSLDMASRTMGCSANAMLWRIHLPLVRRGALIAGLLVFIESMKELNAALLLRPFNFETLATYVYNFASDEHLELAAMPAVLLVLVGLVPLVIVNRSLEHSH
- the glnK gene encoding P-II family nitrogen regulator; translation: MKLINAIIKPFKLDDVREALADVGIEGMTVSEVKGFGRQKGHTELYRGAEYQVDFLPKVKLEIATQAENVDRVIEAVSKAAHTGKIGDGKIFVYDLSQAVRIRTGEMDAEAL
- a CDS encoding Fe(3+) ABC transporter substrate-binding protein — translated: MKKLLTLSALACATIAPTAAIAAEEVNVYSYRQPFLVEPMFNEFTKETGIKVNVKFAKKGLAEKLAQEGEYSPADVILTVDISRLSELTKKNLVQAVESEVLEKNIPAQYQDTDNEWFALTTRTRSVYSSRDRVGRLGEDFTYADLAKPEFKGKICTRSGKHPYNVSLVSAMIAHEGEAATKEWLEGVKANLARKPQGNDRAQVKAIKEGLCDVSLGNSYYLGKMVNDAEQKAWADAVYINFPNQKSTGTHVNISGMAMAKYSPNKENAVKLMEFLAGDKAQSMYAEVNYEYPVKDGVKRSELVASWGDFKPDTISLDDVASHHEAAIKLLDEVKFDL
- a CDS encoding YacL family protein; protein product: MEFEFIRNTLMGEYYVKSSMGHEIVARWLQEEIGKDWQKIERVDDLIRKARSNPQQEHSLEGTEILLMIQGDEVTVQENVLAHGQEMDAESEFDFYDSESTASCGLEDFEDLIEQWKTFLTTK
- a CDS encoding ammonium transporter; the protein is MELTTTVTELRYALDTFFFLISGALVMWMAAGFAMLEAGLVRSKNTTEILTKNICLYAIACTMYLIVGYNIMYVDNGEGGWLPSFGALIGTQGEGADHSLESDFFFQVVFVATAMSVVSGAVAERMKLWSFLIFSAVLTAFIYPMEGYWTWGGGFLSEAGFSDFAGSGIVHMAGAAAALAGVLLLGARKGKYGKNGEIYPIPGSNMPLATLGTFILWFGWFGFNGGSQLMVSDFENATAVGQIFLNTNAAAAAGAIAALLVCKTTWGKADLTMILNGALAGLVAITADPLSPSPLYAVAIGAVSGALVVFSIIGLDKLKIDDPVGAISVHGVCGFFGLMVVPLSNGDATFGAQLLGAAVIFAWVFGASLVVWAVLKATIGIRVSEDEEMEGMDMHDCGVGAYPEFVTVK